One region of Schistocerca gregaria isolate iqSchGreg1 chromosome 7, iqSchGreg1.2, whole genome shotgun sequence genomic DNA includes:
- the LOC126282193 gene encoding tissue inhibitor of metalloproteinase isoform X2: MCVVARLALLLAAWLAALQLAAGCSCMLGHPQDQFCRANYVILTRVKKEIVTDRDRVYRTVVKRIFKASEKDAVSLSAGKIWTSLHDSMCGVRLETNRTYVLAGQLSGGKAHINLCDLYLPWDSVTPKQRKGFRLMYRQSCHCKVRVGNQGTPTDSDTCQWWTSFLGPEEGPDCQGEHAICMRQPGSSTHGAHCGWTGGSRYRQCMEDRRRLREPPKILPQPEPPKILPQPEPPKTLPHLEQQEPEITPQPEVIHAPEPRRRRAHEHLERTPRRT, encoded by the exons ATGTGTGTGGTGGCGCGCTTGGCGCTACTGCTAGCCGCGTGGTTGGCAGCCCTGCAACTTGCGGCGGGGTGTTCCTGTATGTTGGGTCACCCCCAGGACCAGTTCTGCAGGGCAAATTACG TGATTCTGACGAGAGTGAAGAAGGAAATCGTGACGGACAGAGACCGCGTCTACCGGACAGTGGTCAAGAGGATATTCAAG GCTTCGGAGAAGGACGCGGTGTCGCTGTCTGCGGGCAAGATCTGGACGTCGCTACATGACAGCATGTGCGGCGTGCGGCTGGAGACGAACCGCACGTACGTGCTGGCCGGCCAACTGTCGGGCGGCAAGGCGCACATCAACCTGTGCGACCTCTACCTGCCCTGGGACAGCGTCACCCCCAAGCAGCGCAAAGGCTTCCGCCTCATGTACCGGCAGAGCTGCCACTGTAAG GTCCGAGTAGGCAACCAGGGCACACCGACGGACAGCGACACCTGCCAGTGGTGGACATCGTTCCTGGGGCCTGAGGAGGGTCCAGACTGCCAGGGGGAGCACGCCATCTGCATGAGACAGCCCGGTTCCTCCACCCACGGAGCGCACTGCGGCTGGACGGGTGGCAGCCGCTATCGCCAGTGCATGGAGGACAGGCGACGGCTGCGTGAGCCGCCAAAGATTCTACCCCAGCCGGAGCCACCAAAGATTCTACCCCAGCCAGAGCCGCCAAAGACTCTACCCCATCTGGAGCAGCAAGAGCCAGAGATAACACCCCAGCCAGAGGTGATACACGCTCCAGAGCCGCGGCGGCGCCGAGCACACGAGCACCTGGAAAGGACGCCGCGCCGGACCTAG
- the LOC126282193 gene encoding tissue inhibitor of metalloproteinase isoform X1 has translation MMCVVARLALLLAAWLAALQLAAGCSCMLGHPQDQFCRANYVILTRVKKEIVTDRDRVYRTVVKRIFKASEKDAVSLSAGKIWTSLHDSMCGVRLETNRTYVLAGQLSGGKAHINLCDLYLPWDSVTPKQRKGFRLMYRQSCHCKVRVGNQGTPTDSDTCQWWTSFLGPEEGPDCQGEHAICMRQPGSSTHGAHCGWTGGSRYRQCMEDRRRLREPPKILPQPEPPKILPQPEPPKTLPHLEQQEPEITPQPEVIHAPEPRRRRAHEHLERTPRRT, from the exons ATGTGTGTGGTGGCGCGCTTGGCGCTACTGCTAGCCGCGTGGTTGGCAGCCCTGCAACTTGCGGCGGGGTGTTCCTGTATGTTGGGTCACCCCCAGGACCAGTTCTGCAGGGCAAATTACG TGATTCTGACGAGAGTGAAGAAGGAAATCGTGACGGACAGAGACCGCGTCTACCGGACAGTGGTCAAGAGGATATTCAAG GCTTCGGAGAAGGACGCGGTGTCGCTGTCTGCGGGCAAGATCTGGACGTCGCTACATGACAGCATGTGCGGCGTGCGGCTGGAGACGAACCGCACGTACGTGCTGGCCGGCCAACTGTCGGGCGGCAAGGCGCACATCAACCTGTGCGACCTCTACCTGCCCTGGGACAGCGTCACCCCCAAGCAGCGCAAAGGCTTCCGCCTCATGTACCGGCAGAGCTGCCACTGTAAG GTCCGAGTAGGCAACCAGGGCACACCGACGGACAGCGACACCTGCCAGTGGTGGACATCGTTCCTGGGGCCTGAGGAGGGTCCAGACTGCCAGGGGGAGCACGCCATCTGCATGAGACAGCCCGGTTCCTCCACCCACGGAGCGCACTGCGGCTGGACGGGTGGCAGCCGCTATCGCCAGTGCATGGAGGACAGGCGACGGCTGCGTGAGCCGCCAAAGATTCTACCCCAGCCGGAGCCACCAAAGATTCTACCCCAGCCAGAGCCGCCAAAGACTCTACCCCATCTGGAGCAGCAAGAGCCAGAGATAACACCCCAGCCAGAGGTGATACACGCTCCAGAGCCGCGGCGGCGCCGAGCACACGAGCACCTGGAAAGGACGCCGCGCCGGACCTAG